A region from the Vanessa tameamea isolate UH-Manoa-2023 chromosome 3, ilVanTame1 primary haplotype, whole genome shotgun sequence genome encodes:
- the LOC113397447 gene encoding cysteine--tRNA ligase, cytoplasmic, whose protein sequence is MSKRTQPTWSPPSSGKERPVLKLFNSLTRQKEKFVSSNGNRVNWYSCGPTVYDASHMGHARSYISFDILRRVMADYFGYDILYVMNITDIDDKIIRRARQNYLYEKYVKEIKNLNDTIDDATAVVNFYEDVVKQTVDPDKKNTMQKMLDNIASSVKLLKEAVEMNDGEKINSAKCEMLKSAKDPISEWLDKKYGSTVKDNAIFTALPKYWENEFHNDMKALNILPPDVLTRVSEYIPQIVSFIQKIIDNGLAYESNGSVYFNVSEFDSKDNHHYARLVPEAYGDTKSLQEGEGDLSDDTAEKKSPNDFALWKRSKAGEPSWESPWGAGRPGWHIECSAMASDVCGSSLDIHTGGVDLKFPHHDNELAQSEAHFDRPGWVKYFLHTGHLTIAGCKMSKSLKNFVTISESLKRHTARQLRFAFLLHGWKETLDYSENTMEMAIQTEKLFNEFFLTVKDALRSGYDEGSGGPWGPEEQLLSAKLSNAKEQVHRALCDNIDTRAALDALRDVVGAAHVFLRSTTPRSAPLLAAAARYVTDVLHVFGAVEGPRGLIGFPVSDAGDVCLEEVVMPYLEALSTFRAQVRDAARGGAGGAGGVLALCDALRDDVLPELGVRLEDKPDRTVVKFLSKEELMKEREEKKKQEAEKLRKKQELLEAQRAKEEQKKIPPMEMFKKETDKYSKFDDKGLPTHDKEGKELSKGLVKKLQKLQQAQEKKYNEYLASANAC, encoded by the exons atgtcgaAAAGAACTCAGCCAACTTGGTCGCCACCTTCCTCTGGAAAAGAAAGACCTGTGTTAAAATTGTTCAACAGTCTGACACGACAGAAAGAGAAATTTGTGAGTTCAAATGGCAATCGTGTAAACTGGTACAGTTGTGGTCCTACCGTCTATGATGCATCCCACATGGGACACGCAAG GTcatatatttcttttgatattttgaGACGTGTTATGGCAGATTATTTTGGGTATGATATCTTATATGTTATGAATATTACTGATATTGACGACAAAATAATAAGAAGAGCaagacaaaattatttgtatgagAAATATGTGAAagaaatcaaaaatttaaatgataccaTAGACGATGCAACTGCAGTTGTTAACTTTTATGAAGATGTAGTAAAACAAACTGTAGATCCAGATAAGAAAAACACAATGCAAAAAATGTTAGATAA catTGCCTCTTCTGTGAAGTTACTAAAAGAGGCTGTGGAAATGAATGATGGTGAGAAAATTAATTCAGCAAAATGTGAAATGTTGAAATCAGCAAAAGATCCCATATCTGAATGGTTGGATAAAAAGTATGGTTCAACTGTTAAAGATAATGCCATTTTTACTGCACTACCTAAGTACTGGGAGAATGAATTTCATAATGATATGAAGGCACTTAAT attttaccACCAGATGTCTTAACAAGAGTTAGTGAATATATTCCACAAATAGTTTCATTTATTCAGAAGATAATTGACAATGGACTAGCTTATGAATCAAATGGTTCTGTTTATTTCAATGTTAGTGAGTTTGACAGCAAGGATAATCATCATTATGCCCGACTAGTACCTGAAGCTTACGGAGACACAAAATCGTTGCAGGAAGGCGAAG GTGATCTCAGTGATGATACAGCTGAAAAAAAATCTCCAAATGACTTTGCTCTCTGGAAGCGTAGTAAAGCTGGCGAACCATCATGGGAATCTCCATGGGGTGCAGGTAGGCCAGGCTGGCACATTGAATGTTCAGCTATGGCATCAGATGTGTGCGGTTCAAGCTTGGACATACATACAGGCGGAGTTGATCTTAAATTTCCGCATCATGACAATGAGTTAGCTCAAAGTGAG GCGCATTTCGATCGGCCCGGCTGGGTTAAGTATTTTCTTCACACAGGACATCTTACAATAGCTGGCTGCAAGATGTCGAAATCATTGAAGAACTTCGTAACCATCTCCGAATCCTTAAAACGTCACACTGCCAGACAATTACGTTTTGCTTTTCTCCTGCATGGTTGGAAGGAGACTTTAGACTACTCAGAAAATACAATGGAGATGGCTATACAGACTGAGAAATTGTTTAAT GAGTTCTTCTTGACGGTAAAAGATGCCCTGCGGAGCGGCTACGACGAGGGCAGCGGTGGCCCGTGGGGGCCCGAAGAGCAGCTCCTTTCGGCCAAACTCAGCAACGCGAAGGAACAAGTCCATAGGGCGTTGTGCG ATAACATCGACACCCGCGCGGCACTGGACGCGCTGCGCGACGTGGTGGGTGCGGCGCACGTGTTCCTGCGCAGCACGACGCCGCGCAGTGCCCCGCTgctggcggcggcggcgcgctaCGTCACGGACGTGCTGCACGTGTTCGGCGCCGTGGAGGGCCCACGCGGCCTCATCGGCTTCCCGGTGTCCGACGCCGGCGACGTATGC TTGGAGGAGGTGGTGATGCCGTACCTGGAGGCGCTGAGTACGTTCCGCGCACAAGTGCGCGACGCGGCGCggggcggcgcggggggcgcgggcggcgtgCTGGCGCTGTGCGACGCGCTGCGCGACGACGTGCTGCCCGAGCTGGGCGTGCGGCTGGAGGACAAGCCGG atagaaCAGTTGTGAAATTCTTGAGTAAAGAGGAATTAATGAAAGAAAGAGAGGAGAAGAAAAAACAAGAAGCGGAAAAACTGAGAAAAAAGCAGGAGTTGTTAGAAGCTCAAAGGGCAAAGGAAGAGCAGAAGAAAATACCACCCATGGAAATGTTTAAGAAGGAAACCGACAAGTATTCAAAGTTCGATGATAAG ggCTTGCCGACACACGACAAAGAAGGTAAAGAACTAAGTAAAGGCTTAgttaaaaaattgcaaaaattaCAACAAGCTCAAGAGAAGAAGTACAATGAATACCTTGCATCTGCCAACGCCTGCTGA
- the LOC113397449 gene encoding uncharacterized protein LOC113397449: MALCVCKCLNVSLESDNFEEIIDIGKLDLSLTEQRDIFFSEKLLSCTSKSLKSHVVQPALIGHRLVGRYNIESCLACGQTTHAILPEKNTVLILKSIQTSMENINNLKKSENFSPVFNLLVPEITNDIEMKENVDTNNQLISDKNGCSPSIQVIGTLRKQLNQTLQSQLEAIEETVRQFRDQKYAEYEAYRERAQRDHKILSSIVSKSRNNSEKDNWTNNSTLDNGPPSPLLPPLQRRRLSSIKDAKKFNQNVKTSIQIPHEEDSLDAEDIFDLEGMDSRNYMASDQDDYDSDQGSNDEGIHIVRSRGIPDADIARSLPINMPKFPTERQSVRDVDDFEEPADIAASIKALARSVHGDVFELPRPRFSTQI, translated from the exons ATGGCTCTCTGTGTTTGCAAATGCTTAAATGTATCTTTAGAAAGTGATAATTTTGAAGAAATTATTGATATCGGAAAACTGGATTTATCTTTGACGGAACAAAGGGATATTTTTTTCAGTGAG AAGTTACTATCATGCACTTCCAAATCATTAAAAAGCCATGTGGTTCAGCCGGCTCTGATTGGACACCGCTTAGTTGGTCGCTACAATATAGAATCATGTCTTGCATGTGGGCAGACTACACATGCAATATTACCTGAAAAGAATAcagttctaattttaaaatcaattcaa acttCAATGGAAAACATAAACAACTTAAAAAAGTCAGAGAATTTCTCaccagtatttaatttattagtgccagaaataacaaatgatattgaaatgaaagAGAATGTCGATACAAATAATCAACTGATTAGTGATAAAAATGGCTGCTCTCCGTCTATTCAAGTGATTGGAACACTTAGGAAACAACTTAATCAAACTCTACAATCACAATTAGAAGCTATAGAAGAAACTGTAAGGCAATTCAGGGATCAGAAATATGCAGAATATGAAGCATACAGGGAAAGGGCTCAGAGagatcataaaattttatctag TATTGTAAGTAAATCACGCAACAATTCTGAAAAAGATAACTGGACAAATAATTCTACCTTAGACAATGGACCACCCTCACCTCTTCTACCACCTCTGCAAAGAAGAAGATTGTCCTCAATTAAAGATGCTAAAAAGTTCAATCAAAATGTgaag aCCTCTATTCAAATCCCACATGAAGAAGATTCTTTAGATGCTGAGGATATTTTTGATTTAGAAGGAATGGATTCTAGAAATTACATGGCCTCTGACCAGGATGATTATGATTCTGACC AAGGAAGTAATGACGAAGGCATTCACATTGTGCGATCTCGCGGCATCCCCGACGCCGACATCGCGCGCTCGCTTCCCATTAATATGCCCAAATTTCCAACAGAACGACAGTCAGTGAGGGATGTCGATGACTTT GAGGAGCCGGCCGACATCGCGGCCAGCATCAAGGCGCTGGCGCGCTCGGTGCACGGCGACGTGTTCGAGCTGCCGCGCCCGCGCTTCTCCACGCAGATCTAG